A region from the Populus trichocarpa isolate Nisqually-1 chromosome 18, P.trichocarpa_v4.1, whole genome shotgun sequence genome encodes:
- the LOC7458755 gene encoding aldehyde dehydrogenase family 2 member C4 yields the protein MGSYIEENSASPVKLPTIKFTKLFINGEFVDSVSGKTFETIDPRTGEVIARVAEGDKEDVDLAVKAARQAFDDGPWPRMSGAERGRIMMKYADLIDEHIEELAALDAIDAGKLFSGGKAVDIPNVARLLRYYAGAADKIHGEVLKMSRELHGYTLREPIGVSGHIIPWNFPSSMFFMMSAPALAAGCTMIVKPAEQTPLSALFYGHLAKQAGMPDGVINVITGYGPTAGAAIASHMDVDKVCFTGSTEVGRKIMQAAATSNLKQVSLELGGKSPLLIFDDADVDKAADLALLGILYNKGEICVASSRVFVQEGIYDEFVKKLKEKAKDWVVGDPFDPRSRLGPQVDKQQFDKILSYIEHGKREGASLLTGGKPVGKKGYFIEPTVFTDVKEDMMIATDEIFGPVMSLMKFKTIDEAIKKANNTKYGLAAGIVTKNLDVANTVSRSIRAGTIWINCYFAFDNDCSYGGYKMSGFGRHLGMEALHKFLQVKSVVTPIYNSPWL from the exons atgggtaGTTATATCGAAGAAAACTCTGCTTCTCCAGTCAAACTGCCAACGATAAAGTTCACCAAACTATTCATCAATGGAGAATTTGTAGATTCAGTTTCAG GTAAAACTTTCGAGACGATCGACCCAAGAACAGGAGAGGTTATAGCTAGAGTTGCAGAAGGAGATAAAGAGGACGTGGATTTGGCTGTGAAGGCTGCCCGCCAGGCATTTGATGACGGTCCCTGGCCTCGCATGTCTGGTGCT GAAAGAGGAAGGATTATGATGAAATACGCAGACTTAATTGATGAGCATATAGAAGAGTTAGCTGCGCTGGACGCTATTGATGCTGGGAAGTTGTTTAGCGGGGGCAAAGCTGTGGACATCCCGAATGTAGCACGTCTACTACGTTATTATGCAGGTGCAGCTGATAAAATTCATGGGGAAGTGTTGAAAATGTCACGCGAGCTTCATGGATACACGCTGCGTGAACCCATTGGTGTTTCAGGGCATATCATTCCCTGGAACTTCCCTAGCTCCATGTTCTTCATGATGTCAGCCCCAGCCTTAGCTGCCGGGTGCACCATGATTGTAAAACCAGCCGAGCAAACACCTCTTTCGGCTCTATTTTATGGTCATCTAGCCAAGCAG GCAGGAATGCCTGATGGAGTGATCAATGTAATAACCGGATATGGACCAACGGCTGGTGCTGCCATTGCATCTCATATGGACGTTGACAAG GTATGTTTTACAGGGTCTACCGAAGTTGGACGGAAAATAATGCAGGCTGCAGCAACAAGCAACTTGAAACAAGTTTCACTTGAATTAGGAGGCAAATCACCTCTCCTAATTTTTGACGATGCTGATGTAGATAAAGCTGCAGATCTTGCTCTCCTTGGCATCCTGTATAACAAG GGAGAAATTTGCGTCGCGAGTTCCCGTGTTTTTGTTCAGGAAGGGATTTATGATGAATTTGTAAAGAAGTTGAAGGAGAAGGCAAAAGATTGGGTAGTTGGGGATCCTTTTGATCCAAGGTCTCGCCTAGGTCCACAG GTTGATAAGCAGCAGTTTGATAAAATTCTTTCGTACATCGAGCATGGAAAACGAGAAGGGGCCTCTTTGTTAACAGGTGGTAAACCTGTAGGCAAGAAGGGATATTTCATTGAGCCTACAGTTTTCACAGATGTTAAG GAGGACATGATGATAGCAACAGATGAGATTTTTGGACCGGTAATGTCACTCATGAAGTTCAA GACAATTGACGAGGCAATTAAGAAGGCAAACAACACAAAATATGGCCTTGCAGCTGGTATTGTTACCAAGAACTTGGATGTAGCTAATACTGTGTCGAGATCCATCCGCGCAGGCACCATTTGGATCAACTGCTACTTCGCGTTTGATAACGACTGCTCGTATGGAGGATACAAGATGAGTGGATTTGGAAGGCATCTTGGAATGGAAGCCCTTCATAAGTTCCTTCAGGTCAAGTCTGTTGTTACCCCCATATACAACTCCCCTTGGCTATGA